GTACAATACAAATTTGTGAATTTGcatggaatatatatttaaataacagaCAAGTTAAACATAGATAACTATTATTATAGTATAAagtatacaaaacatacacaaaaattcGAGCTGAACACAGTAATCTTGTTTCAGACAGCGTTTTCGAAAAATCTCGACTTTATAAACTTGATAAAAGCAAATTCGGATTTACAATgtcaatatttgatatttttttaatctttgttttattaatttatataattattaaagctTTCGATTGCTACGCAAATTTACAAAACCGTTTGGATTATTTCCAGCAATATCAATTCTAATCAAGTTTTTTTTGCGAATAAAATGTTTTAGTATGTCGCAACAATCATTTTTTTTGACAATCTTACCTTGTCTACGTACACTAATTTTCGTTCCCTTTTCTTACTATTCTGACTTTTTAATAGAAGCTAGACATGGTTTCAACAAACAAGTATTTTATcactattataatttttattagacAGTGACGTTTTTtattaaagacaaaataaaaaaattgttgttgattttatttttcggGATTTTTATTGGGGTGGTTACActctttataataaataaaactggAGAATCATTTGCGAATTATTTAACACAATTCGTTTTTATTGTCAATTTAGTGAGTCATTTTGAATTatgtttagtttatttttttatatatatggagagtttatAGCTCCTTTATTTGATACTTTTCGTGAATTGCCACAGTCAGAGTTGCGTACAAGAATTGAAGATTTGGCCTCTTCTTTGAACTTTCCCCTTCATAGACTTTTTGTGGTTGaaggtaattttttattattttattttttaggatCCAAAAGATCATCTCACAGTAATGCTTATGTGACTGGattttataaaaagaagaaaattattttatacgATACTCTTATTGGAGCCGATAATTCGGAAAATGTAAAATttagtttttataaatattttagaatgaAAAAACTATCCAAGACGAATCTTCTCAATCAGGCGAAAGAATGACCAATGATGAGATTGTGGCAATTCTAGCCCACGAATTAGGTCATTGGAAAAACTGGGacgtttttaaaatatttgcccTTCTTCAAGTATCTTTTTTTCATTAGTTAGATTCAACTTTTCATTACATTCAAAACATGTGGATATTTTTTGTATAACTCTAAATTCTACAATGCCTTTGGGTTTGGAACTGTGAATGTTCCAGAAATGCCTCCGTTGATTGGACTTGTCTTAATTGTTTACCTTATTTTACCACTTCAAGAACTATTGAATATATTAATGGTCACTGCGACTAGATATAACGAGTTTGGAGCTGACAGATTTTCTACAATGATTGGATATGGGGATTACTTACAATCtgcattaaaaaa
This genomic window from Octopus sinensis unplaced genomic scaffold, ASM634580v1 Contig08735, whole genome shotgun sequence contains:
- the LOC115227898 gene encoding CAAX prenyl protease 1 homolog — its product is MELLGIEERVRSYIQTVTLKATLESMFVEYKHGFSEILDSANFYKVYKTYTKIRAEHSNLVSDSVFEKSRLYKLDKSKFGFTIMSQQSFFLTILPCLRTLIFVPFSYYSDFLIEARHGFNKQTVTFFIKDKIKKLLLILFFGIFIGVVTLFIINKTGESFANYLTQFVFIVNLFYIYGEFIAPLFDTFRELPQSELRTRIEDLASSLNFPLHRLFVVEELLNILMVTATRYNEFGADRFSTMIGYGDYLQSALKKLYRNNLSFIYDDWLYAKLKYTHPPLIERLDAIINDSKKIS